A part of Pseudomonadota bacterium genomic DNA contains:
- a CDS encoding response regulator has protein sequence MKNILVVDDEDTIRITMSEWFAVAHADAQYNVLLAADGKEAVKLLAAEKVDLLITDLNMPKMDGFELLAHMNNNYSSTPIIVMSAFATPDIKKKVIDLGAAQFIPKPFSFEDLEEIDFNRIFAPPKKKNNGKGYVNGISLQSFLQLISIEAKTCTLQIKSGDKTGTMYILNGELINALSGNLDGGNAARDIISWNDAGLTIEIDHECTNKDRKIQFTIMGLLMEAARLQDEREAAESGRVDEEGEAAVKEKGEPEPSSPPKSEVKPAPVTVPEVVPEPPPMPKPVATQPPSPPVAVKSNKNDLAGINLPKVQERLKEFSAIDGFAGAALLTVNGEPLQMVSTSGSNVNLESAGVFANNILTTARSSTRNMGIGISKMVQIDTESGHLFISGRDKFNVMLILASSSSLGLAKMMVTKVLEEIADDMKN, from the coding sequence ATGAAAAACATACTGGTTGTCGATGATGAAGACACTATCAGAATAACCATGTCCGAATGGTTTGCCGTTGCCCACGCTGATGCCCAATACAATGTTCTGCTGGCAGCTGACGGAAAAGAAGCGGTTAAACTGCTTGCGGCGGAAAAGGTTGATCTGCTGATAACCGATTTGAATATGCCAAAAATGGACGGCTTTGAACTGCTCGCCCACATGAACAATAATTACTCTTCTACCCCGATTATCGTCATGTCGGCATTCGCAACCCCGGACATCAAAAAGAAAGTTATCGATCTCGGCGCCGCGCAATTTATTCCCAAGCCCTTTTCTTTTGAAGATCTCGAGGAGATAGATTTCAACAGAATCTTCGCCCCCCCCAAAAAAAAGAACAATGGCAAAGGGTATGTCAACGGCATTTCGTTGCAATCTTTTCTGCAGCTGATCAGCATCGAGGCTAAAACCTGCACCCTGCAGATCAAATCCGGCGATAAAACCGGGACGATGTATATCCTGAACGGGGAGCTCATCAACGCCTTGTCCGGCAACCTTGACGGCGGCAATGCCGCCCGGGATATCATTTCCTGGAATGATGCGGGGCTGACCATTGAAATAGATCATGAGTGTACGAACAAGGATCGAAAGATCCAGTTCACCATTATGGGGCTCCTGATGGAGGCTGCCAGACTCCAGGATGAACGGGAAGCTGCGGAGAGCGGCCGTGTTGACGAAGAGGGTGAAGCGGCAGTTAAAGAGAAGGGTGAACCTGAACCGTCATCCCCCCCGAAATCTGAAGTAAAACCAGCACCTGTAACGGTTCCCGAAGTCGTGCCGGAACCTCCACCTATGCCGAAACCCGTTGCAACACAACCTCCTTCACCTCCGGTTGCGGTGAAGAGCAACAAAAACGACCTCGCAGGTATTAACCTCCCCAAGGTCCAGGAAAGGTTGAAAGAGTTTTCAGCCATCGACGGTTTTGCCGGAGCAGCGCTCCTCACGGTGAACGGCGAACCCCTGCAGATGGTCAGCACCAGCGGCAGTAATGTAAACCTTGAAAGCGCCGGAGTTTTTGCCAATAATATCCTAACCACTGCCAGGTCCTCCACCCGCAATATGGGAATCGGTATCAGCAAGATGGTCCAGATAGACACTGAATCAGGACATCTCTTTATTTCCGGGCGAGACAAATTCAACGTCATGCTCATCCTGGCCAGCAGCAGCAGCCTTGGTCTCGCCAAGATGATGGTCACCAAAGTCCTGGAAGAAATCGCCGACGATATGAAAAATTAA